Genomic segment of Arachis hypogaea cultivar Tifrunner chromosome 16, arahy.Tifrunner.gnm2.J5K5, whole genome shotgun sequence:
ATTCTATTGGAATTGGTGGTCAGAACACAAGTAGTCCTCCCAATGCTACCCAACCTGCTACAGTTAGTATCGCGTTTTGTTTGAAAAGCTCTTTATCCCTTGTATTTGCAtcattttgatatatattttttttgtactaCACATTTCCAActttttttaatccaaaattgaCTTTGATCAAGTCCATAGCCTATCTGTTGCCTAGGTTAATAGGTTTTTAAGTAAGTTTCTTGTGATTTTTCTTGCAACATTCCTAAATATTGTTGTTTAGTCCCATCCTTTTGACATCCATTACCATTTCTAATAAGTAAAACGTGAGACATTTACTTGCTTATTACCTGCTTCAGGTGGCTTGTATTCCTTAGTGCATAAaaccttcatatatatatatatatatatccttcccaatatttttaaatatcaagtaTCTTGAGTTTTTATCTAATTTTGGAGACTTTATTTTCCCCAATTTTTTGGAGGGCTAAAATGTGTACTTTTCCTCATGATACTACTTGTTTGCTACGAATTGTCAAAGAGATTTGATGCGGATCACAGGCTTGTGCTTTGATGTTTGTGTATGTTGTTTTGCTGCATGCATTGTGCAATATATGTCCATTGAACCAAGTAGCCAAGTAGGTATGTATTTAAACTAGAGCTCAATCTATCTGTACAGGCTCCGCTAGGGAATGAAGCTGCGGGCGTGAATTCTGGGAATCAAAATGCATCTGGAAATCAAGCACAGTCTGGCCAGACATTTCCTGGTCAGGCATTCCAATCTCTGCCTCATGTTGTTCAAATTCCTGTGGCTTCTGGGGCCATACCAATCCCTTCTCTCAATGCTGTATGAACATAGTAACATTTATGCATTACTCTCCAAATCTTGAAATTTAATGCATTGTTGACTACAATTAACAATTTTCctcattcattttcttttacaTTTCAGCCAATTCCTGATTCATTGAACACACTCTCTGAATTTATAAATCGCATGGAACAGACACTATTGCTAAATGGTGATGACACTGACACTtgatttttttaatgtaaatgaAAAGGAAATGGAGTTATATAGATTTATTTATGCAGGTTATCAGTCAAATTTATCTTCAACTAATGCTGGAGATCAACGGGTTGAATTGCCTACCAATGCACAAGGGTTGCCGACAGTTGAAGCATTAAGCACCATCTTGCATCGTACAGAACAGTTGCTTAGTCATCAAGCTGTTGCTGCGATATCTGTAATTAAGGCTTCCCTTTTACAAATATTCATACTTACCCTTTTAATGATTTATTCGGGGGATGCATTTATTACTTAGTCTCTTGTTATATAAAACTTCCAATTTCCTCTTTCCTTATTGTCCATCTCTGATCAGTGATCACATATGTTCGCGCAATGAAGCATAGATACTAAACATAATACGAGTCTTAAGTTACTTCTGAGAAACACAGAGATATTGTTATCGCGATGAAGTTCATATTTAAATGTAGGATCATTATGTTTATTAACCTTTCCATCCTTATCATGTATCCTATCTGAATGTTTTATCTATAATTTGGGACTCTAGCATATTGCTGGACGGTTGGAGCGAGAGGGAACTTCGTCTGATTTAAGTATAAGGGATCAAATACAGTCAGAGTCAGCACAATTAGGACTTGCTATGCAGCATTTGGGCACACTTTTACTTGAGCTTGGCCGAACAATCTTAACCCTGCGCATGGGACAGTCTCCTGTATGTTTTCATCCTTTGCTTAAGGGATTTGGTTTAGTTTATTGTGTCAACAGATCCTTCAGGTTAATATTCAATTTTCAGGCAGAATCTGCTGTAAATGCTGGACCTGCAGTTTATATTTCTCCATCAGGGCCAAATCCTGTAATGGTTCAGGTTTGACATTTTTTAAATCTATAATGTTTTTTAATGGTGCTTCCAGACCAATTATTTCAGCATTAGGTGATGCTTCTTCAAAATGCAATTAATTAATTCAAACGGGAAACTGGAATTTTGCTTATGTCCTTGTTTAACATTTTCTCCAGTCTTTTGGACAGGTTGGATAGTGTTTACATTGTAGTTTCTGATGTTACTGATGTGCTATTTTCAGCCCTTTCCTCTTCAGACAAACTCACTATTTGGTGGTCCTATTCCTTCTTCAACTCCTCCAGCATTTGGTGCCATTGGTATTGGAAGTGCTCCGCGGAATGTGAACATTCATATACATGCTGGTACATATAACTAGTTCTGGGTTTTCTTTGAATCGTTCAAACCTTTAATAACTCTTCTTTGTACCAGGTACTGCTCTTGCTCCCATTGTTTCAGCAATTAGTTCTAGGACAAATAATGGAGAAGGGACAAGAAATGAAAACCGTAATGAGCCTGGCCCTGGGGATTCAGGTTCTGCACGTGCGTTGCCCGTTAGAAATTTCATGTCGGCAGCCTTCCCATCTCACCCTCCTGGTGTTGGAGTTGCCAGTGGCACACAGACTGGGTTAGGTGTTTCTACTTCACAGCCACCACCTAATTCAACTCCATGGTCATCTGCTGCAAATGAAGCGAATTTCTTTAGGAACTTAGTTCGTAATATACAAGGAGATAACACAGCTCCATCAGGTGCTTGTCAATTTCTTGTGCAAAATATGTAACTTCCGCTAGCATTCAAGTTTTTAAACTGTTTTTGCATCTAAACAGGTCAGATGGCATCAACTGGCCGAGACTTGTCTTCTGGTTCTGAATCAAGGTCTTCCCAGAGAGATGAGCAGGCAGATACCACCGGGATGAATGGCTTCAGAACTGCAACTGCATCCTCAGTTGGCTGTGGCTCTGTAAGTGGAGCTGTAGTACTTCTACCCATACCTAATTATATATCTATTccccataaaaattttaattgactaATATTTAACCTCAATCACAACCAGCTCCAAACTGAGGCAGTGCAAACCTGTGATAATGATGAGAGAGTTGTTTCAGTTGACAATTACCCTTCAAGTTCTTCCGGTCAAGGTTTACAAAGCTCTTCTGGTGGAGAAACAACAGTGAAATCAGAACAAGTAAAGGATGCTCCATCTGCAAGTGCGAAACAGGGTGTAGCTGAACCTGCCAGAGCTGCTCCTCTTGGATTGGGCATGGGTGGCTTGGAGCGTAAGGTAAGCTTATTTGTGATTTTTTTCTGACTAAGATGCCTTAAATTTCCCCATTGATGTGGCATGCTCTGTGAAATGTATTTGTTCGCCTTGATGTTGGAATGGTATTTCCATATCATTTAAAAGGCTGCTGTAGTTTCTTCTCTGCTGTCCCTTCGAAaattttattcatatattttagAAAATGTAATTTGAGAGATGAGTCTGAATTTGAGCAGTGAATCCCAGTAATACATCAGGAGGTATTCTTCAacattttgtttaaaattatttatagacaaatttatttgtgaaaacaGAGGCGGACGCGACTTCAACCTCCTGTAAGTAAAGGCGCTGATGTATCATCCGGTTCTTCTGTCAACCAAAGTCACCAAACTGGAACAGAGGGTCAACACACATTACAAGCTCTTCCAAGTCATGGCTCTTCTGTGAATGCAAGAAATCCTAATAGACCATCCCAGCAGCCGCTACCCTCTAGTAATAGGCAGATTGATATGGCTGGTTTGATGTCTCAGGTTTTGCATAGCCCTGCTTTGAATGGTTTGCTTGAAGGGGTTTCACAGCAAACTGGGGTTGACTCACCTAATGGCTTGAGGAATATGTTGCAGCAGTTCACGCAGAGCCCACAGATGATGAACACAGTCAATCAAATTGTCCAACAGGTTGGCAGTCAGGATATGGGAAATATGTTTGCCGGGATGGAAAGGGGGCAAGGGGGTGGCATTGATTTTTCAACGATTCTTCAACAGCTGATGCCTATTGTATCCCGAGCGCCTGGTGGGGATACTCCTCCTCCACTATTCTCTGCTGTAGAACCTGAAAACTCCGATAATACAACTTTACAGGTCTGTACGCATATTCCTGTATTACTGCACATCCATGTTTTGTAATTTATCTGGGCTATTGAGAAAATAAGATTAGCTTCTAGTTACTTGCTTTGGTTTAGATAATCGTATCTTCAGCTTCTTTTGGTTTGCTCTCAACCATAATATATAGCttgtttcttcttctctctttgtttctgtcccccccccccccccctctttttttttctctcaaaaaaaaTTCTCAGTGAATCTATTATCATTAACCTATTTTCTAAGCTGAGGTGCAATAGTAGTAGTTACAAATGTATATTTATCTCCTATGTATTCCAGCTCAACCTTCAAGAAGTGGTGGATAGGATTGATCACTTGAGCCCACCAACAGATGTTTTCCGTGCTGTAGCTGAAAATGCCGTCCTGGTATCTGGGGGTGTAAATGTTACCGATGATATTCTGGATGAGTTATGCAGTAATGAGAGTCTTGCCAGCGTAAGTATTCTTTGGTGTTGTGCTTCTGCTTTTAAGCTTTTGCATACAGGTCTTGTGCATATGAACTCTTAAAAGTTGGACACACTTGATTGCGCAGGAATATTTGGAGACGTTGCGATATGATGTGAGACAGCGGCTAAATGGACATTCTGAGCAGGACAAGTCGTAATTGCAGCTTTTGTGGATATGTATTTTCTGCTTCATTGCCTCTATTTCGTGTGGCCATCCTAGGTGTCTTTCTAGTTTCTAGAAAGTTTGGGTAATTGTGACTAATTGGTCTGGATCATTCTGACAGACATCCAGATGGATGTGTGAAATTTTAATTTTCCCCACACGCCTTGGTTATAACTTATAACAATGAGGCGTTGGATAGCCCCACTTATTTTTTTTCCCCCTTGGATGGAGATAGCCCCACTTGAAATGGTTTAATACTTTTATCAACTTTTGGGCTAAATTCAGACACAAGAAGAATTCATCAAAAATAGTATCTGTACATGTTGCGTCCTTGCGGATTTTAGTGATCTGATTTCGTTACAACTATTGAGGGTCTTTAGTATTTGACCATTGATGTGGACGATATGATAGGTGATCTGATGGTGCAGGTGCAATCAATCGTCACCATTTCTGTAAATTGTAATGTGGGATTACTGATCTTGCCCCTGAATTGGGCTGGGTACACGTTTGGTTGACTTCAGAGGAGCTGAAGTACTAAGTAATAACACCGCCACCGTAAGTAGCATATACATAGCACGTAACTGGCGTGTTAACTCTCGAGAATCACCTAGAATGATTTTGCAACTCCATAGTCTATACCCTCGACTTGAGATGTAAAACGTAATTAGTTGGTAATAAACAAGGCTTCCAAGAATATTCAAAACAAGCATCATATTAGTTGCCTAACACTTGCGTTGAAGGCATGTCAAAATGACATCGTAACATTACATGAAAAGAAATCACTAATGTAAAGAAATCACTTCCTATGATTCTTTAAAGAGAATTGTTAGAGaattatcagaatttattgtttGTGGTTATCTTTTTTAGTAAtcaatctaatattttttattttagtaatctaacaatatatttttgtctatatttttaactatgaatgacttatgacaaaaaataataaattttaattgaagAATGCTAAAGAGCCAGTAAGTTTTGTAATTTATAGTcatcaattagtcattaataatatttttaatgatagaagattacatctaatggtgtggaattattcatttttcttttactggTTAAATGATAGTCAAATTTTAATAAGAGTGCTAGTCacctaaacttttttattttaattttcatctggcattcttcttctttaatgtaGTAATCaagtttcatttcttttttatctttGACTACTTGACAGCTGACCGTTATAAGTATAAATAGGTACAGGGAAGTAAAATTAAAAGaccaaaattgaaaattcaaatgTAAGGAGGAGGATAGCAAGAGGAATAAGATATTGTTAAATCAAGTAGAGAAGTAGCACCACCAACCCTTGGACATATTTAATAATGACAATCCTTGGACAGACTATAAGTTGTTGTCTTAGTCGGAATTTATAGGTGTATAGGAATCGAAATAATGCCTTAGATCTCTTTAAAATTGCTGTGTTAAAAACCATCGGCAGACAAcaattttaaagttaattgtgatgcaaatttatatttaaattcaaatttagcAGACTTTGtgtgtattattagagattcttAAGGAGATTGAATCTCGGACTGCTTTGGAAGCATTCTCTCTTAGTCTATCATTAGATATAAATTATTTGTTGTTTGAAGGAAGTTGGTTTTAGTTTGGAATTGCAGTTTATATGCAAAACGAATTGCCTTGACATTCTACCCAAACAGATTTAGTTCATAAGATTGAGGAGCTTTTATCTCGTCTTTGCCTTGTTTATGTTGAGTGGGTGTTTTGGGAAGCAAATAGAGTTGCGAATTAAATGAATAAATATGGTGCCAAAAGTAACTCTAATATAGTAACTCTAATAATATTATTTGGTCCGAATCTTGTGTTGTAATCggatatagaaaataatttgctttgtttctttaaatgtttagacaaaaaaaaaaattcaggtaGAGAAGAATATTAGGTGATCTAGTGAGGTGGAAAGAAAAAAGAGCAAAGGATCGAATGGGGCTGATGGGGAACGCGATGAAGGAAAAGGAGAGCTTGGTCCAGATGTTGGCGATGACCGCAATCCTTGGTCTGAGCGTGAGGTGTTTGGATCACAAGTACCGAATCCGGCAGCTTCAAAAGGAAACCACTGCCCTCAGACACACGCAAGTATCCCTCACGCGCCGCATCAAAAGCATCAAGCGTGCCCTCCTTCGCGAAGCTTCTCTCCACTCTCTTTTTCCGACCACAACAACAACATTGAATACTGCCCTCTCTTCACTGTGAGTTTAATTTTCGCAGGGATTTCCGATCTTGTTTAGTTCTTATGAATCAAAAACGAATGCGGTTATGATAATTACAACGGTTAATGTCTAGTGTAGTGAAACAATTAAACAATTATATTCTTTGGCTTATCCTCTTCTTAAGGTCATCCCTTCCATCTGGATTTTAAGAGTGTGATTCTATAATATATGGTTCCCAGTTGACGTGTTGTAGTTTTATTCGTCGTCGTCTCTGTTCTATATAtagttttgcttttcttttaatcaACCTGGATCTTGTCTGGTGTGCCACGCGTACTAGTGAATGCTTGCGATGATTATTAATTTTagattgatgatgttgttgactTTTTGCATGGGTCAGTTAAAATTGGACACGTATATTATATGGTCACTGACTGCACTGGATTGACACCAGGAAGGTTCCTACGATATATATCCTGTAAATCTACCTAAATCATATGCTGGTCCATCCCATTATAAAATGTGTAATGGGTATTCAAGCCTTCAATCATATAAACTAATGCCACATGCAAATGAGACCAAATCGTTTGATTTTGGAAAGGAAATTCTCTTGTACAACTTGCAAGCTACGCGAATTATTGTAGATTTATCTCAAGGGATGGACCGATGGAGACGAAAAGACAATTATTTAATCTCATTACACTTTACTGCTTAGCTGCAGTTAAAGGGATTcagatttaatatatattttgcacATTTTTGAAACGGATACAccgttctaatttaattttctcaaaCTTTAAGCAACTGATGGCTctgttttttttattactttgtgAAGAGCTTTGTCTTCTTTTCTTCCCCCTACCCTTTGCAACATTTATTGTCCAACGTAATTACATTAAGTTTGTTGAAACATAAAGGATAGCAAGAAGGCATAGTATTCAATGAGACACCGAATCCGTTGTTGGAAAAGGAAAGAGCAAAGATTATAGTACTACCACCGTTGTTTTAAAGCTTTATATAGCCATTAATTAATATAATGTTAATagctttttaaaaaacaaattctaAAAATTGACAAAAGAACATATGAATTTTTACACGGTTGTTagatgtatattttaatttttttaatgaatgatGTGTATACACTAATATCAAATTTTGTTGGTAATTTTTACCCTTTCGtcatctaaataatttttttggtaatAGTGGCTATTAGGTAGTATTTTATTTGCCATGGTAGCTCTATGcaattcttgtttattttcattaattgttTACAacatcttcttcatcttttcatcgatcttctatttgtttttttttaccgatttttatttactttttttactcTGTTCCTaaattttccaatttttttaacatCAATAACTTTATCAGCCTAAACGAAATAATTACACCTCAATTTAACTTTTTACATTCATAAATTCGAGGGTAATTTCAACCATTTCACATAAGTTGTATagtatttattatcataaatagAATGAGAAATCACATACGTCCCATAACAAACAACAAAAAAACAATCTTATTGTGTTTCATTTTATAGCAGACTCAAGTATTACTGCGTCAAACAATCTTATTGTGTTTCACTCTATAACAGACTCAAGTACTACTGCGTCAAGTATATGCAGATAGTCAGATACTTGTCGTTGTTGTAgctgaatttcttcttcttatttttcgaCGCAGAAGAAGAGCCACCACAACCACTTGCACAAACATAAAATATGTTATTCCTTTGTTGAGATTGTGACATTTTAGTATGTTAAAGTTTACAAATTTCAAATATTAGAAACACAAAGAAGATTTAGAGAGAGAATTTTACtttaatatcataattttttgttattgtttgtTAAATTCAGGTCACACAATACAATATACAGAGCTATTATAATCCATAGTCAATATGATGCCACCTAACGGTCAATACTAtcgaaaaaattatttaagtgacggaatgataaaaataataaacaaaatttgATATTAGTGTGtacgtaaaatttattaaaaaattaaaatatacatatatatatatatatatatatatatatatacactattcTATTAATAATAGAAAATTCTATGGTACTTATCAAAAAAATCAATATAACATGTTATCTTTATGCGTCAATTGTTAAGCATTATTAGaggttttttttaaatgaaaaagggaaaagaaagattaaattaaagtaatataataaaaaaattttaaataaataaattaaataatttatttatcaaaatatattattataaaaatatttattaattaatgtaatattatttattctatttatattaaaaacaagatgtatatacatatattttgtttatactataaataaaataaataaaataatataaacaaaattttaaaaaagtctaTTAATGtccgaaataataataataagtataaaattaattaaaataataaatatttgttattttttattataaaattgttaAAACATAAAACTTAtgtaaattgattttattttttaaaataatccaaaataaattataaatattgtcttttTAGTTATTCAATAGTCTATCCACAGCAGCATcatgaataaaaaaagaataaattattatttattaaaattatattaatttaataaaattaaaaattattcaacaaaattttttactatatcgtttcaataattttatcaaatttaattttaatgaatataaaattaatttatatattttatgaattaaaatatcaatgcttaaatcttttatattaaaatttataatgattaatcaaattatttaagttcaattattttttataataaaaaataaaacgagCACTCATATTACATTTGTTAAAATAACCAAGGTTTTGAAAATTGTACCGATCGGCTGGTCCGATCAGTTTAACTGCGAATCGGTAATTTTTACGGTTTGGTTTAACATAAAAAACCGTTAAAAACAAAATCGTTTTTAAACCGTTGAATCGGCCGAGAATCGATCGATCGGACCGAATCAGAACCCGACCGATTTtgaaaaacggcgtcgttttccgTTCTGTTAGCATCAATGGAATGGCCATGTCTCCTTAGCACAACCCCTCGAGCCATTCTTCAATCTTTCTCCCAAAACACAACCCTAGATTACAAGTCCCCCACCGCCACAGGGCTCAGCGCCGCCGTTCGTTGCTCTCAAGCACCACCGTATTTTCGTCCGACCGTCCGTGCTTCTCCCTCATTCGAAAATCGGTGCGTCTTCCTTGAGCTCGCCGTCATTCGCTGCCTCGCTGGTCTTTCTCAAACCCTAGCCTCCATCACTCTCCTCTTCAAGCTGTGTCACCGCCGCCGTCGAATCTGGTTCAACCGTCGTCCCTGCTGTTTCAGCGTCGTCGCAGCTCGTTTCTGCCGTCGCGTCGCATATGCTCCACTCTCCTCTGCCGTCGCGTCGCGCTGCGAAGGGGAAAGAAGGGGTGGAGGTCGCGGGAGGGTGTGGCTGGTTTATCTGCTTCACTCCTAACATCTGTGCTACCAACAACATTGGAAGATCTTCTTGCTCTTGGCATTTGTTCTGCTGGCGGGTattatgattttctatttttatttgtagTTGACTTTCTTTCTCATTAGTAATAACTATGCCTTATTGT
This window contains:
- the LOC112754279 gene encoding uncharacterized protein isoform X1; the encoded protein is MASQGSNEGSSSGITSAECSDSTVQLNIKTLDSRVYNFQLDKNMPVSLLKEKIANEIGLPVGQQRLIFRGKVLKDEHVLSEYHIENGHTLHLVERQPNQSQASGNSTAEPAGANGNAGNDAASVPPRNRVGQISHSVVLGTFNVGDQGEGIVPDLTRVIGAVLNSIGIGGQNTSSPPNATQPATAPLGNEAAGVNSGNQNASGNQAQSGQTFPGQAFQSLPHVVQIPVASGAIPIPSLNAPIPDSLNTLSEFINRMEQTLLLNGYQSNLSSTNAGDQRVELPTNAQGLPTVEALSTILHRTEQLLSHQAVAAISHIAGRLEREGTSSDLSIRDQIQSESAQLGLAMQHLGTLLLELGRTILTLRMGQSPAESAVNAGPAVYISPSGPNPVMVQPFPLQTNSLFGGPIPSSTPPAFGAIGIGSAPRNVNIHIHAGTALAPIVSAISSRTNNGEGTRNENRNEPGPGDSGSARALPVRNFMSAAFPSHPPGVGVASGTQTGLGVSTSQPPPNSTPWSSAANEANFFRNLVRNIQGDNTAPSGQMASTGRDLSSGSESRSSQRDEQADTTGMNGFRTATASSVGCGSLQTEAVQTCDNDERVVSVDNYPSSSSGQGLQSSSGGETTVKSEQVKDAPSASAKQGVAEPARAAPLGLGMGGLERKRRTRLQPPVSKGADVSSGSSVNQSHQTGTEGQHTLQALPSHGSSVNARNPNRPSQQPLPSSNRQIDMAGLMSQVLHSPALNGLLEGVSQQTGVDSPNGLRNMLQQFTQSPQMMNTVNQIVQQVGSQDMGNMFAGMERGQGGGIDFSTILQQLMPIVSRAPGGDTPPPLFSAVEPENSDNTTLQLNLQEVVDRIDHLSPPTDVFRAVAENAVLVSGGVNVTDDILDELCSNESLASEYLETLRYDVRQRLNGHSEQDKS
- the LOC112754279 gene encoding uncharacterized protein isoform X3; protein product: MASQGSNEGSSSGITSAECSDSTVQLNIKTLDSRVYNFQLDKNMPVSLLKEKIANEIGLPVGQQRLIFRGKVLKDEHVLSEYHIENGHTLHLVERQPNQSQASGNSTAEPAGANGNAASVPPRNRVGQISHSVVLGTFNVGDQGEGIVPDLTRVIGAVLNSIGIGGQNTSSPPNATQPATAPLGNEAAGVNSGNQNASGNQAQSGQTFPGQAFQSLPHVVQIPVASGAIPIPSLNAPIPDSLNTLSEFINRMEQTLLLNGYQSNLSSTNAGDQRVELPTNAQGLPTVEALSTILHRTEQLLSHQAVAAISHIAGRLEREGTSSDLSIRDQIQSESAQLGLAMQHLGTLLLELGRTILTLRMGQSPAESAVNAGPAVYISPSGPNPVMVQPFPLQTNSLFGGPIPSSTPPAFGAIGIGSAPRNVNIHIHAGTALAPIVSAISSRTNNGEGTRNENRNEPGPGDSGSARALPVRNFMSAAFPSHPPGVGVASGTQTGLGVSTSQPPPNSTPWSSAANEANFFRNLVRNIQGDNTAPSGQMASTGRDLSSGSESRSSQRDEQADTTGMNGFRTATASSVGCGSLQTEAVQTCDNDERVVSVDNYPSSSSGQGLQSSSGGETTVKSEQVKDAPSASAKQGVAEPARAAPLGLGMGGLERKRRTRLQPPVSKGADVSSGSSVNQSHQTGTEGQHTLQALPSHGSSVNARNPNRPSQQPLPSSNRQIDMAGLMSQVLHSPALNGLLEGVSQQTGVDSPNGLRNMLQQFTQSPQMMNTVNQIVQQVGSQDMGNMFAGMERGQGGGIDFSTILQQLMPIVSRAPGGDTPPPLFSAVEPENSDNTTLQLNLQEVVDRIDHLSPPTDVFRAVAENAVLVSGGVNVTDDILDELCSNESLASEYLETLRYDVRQRLNGHSEQDKS
- the LOC112754279 gene encoding uncharacterized protein isoform X2, whose protein sequence is MASQGSNEGSSSGITSAECSDSTVQLNIKTLDSRVYNFQLDKNMPVSLLKEKIANEIGLPVGQQRLIFRGKVLKDEHVLSEYHIENGHTLHLVERQPNQSQASGNSTAEPAGANGNDAASVPPRNRVGQISHSVVLGTFNVGDQGEGIVPDLTRVIGAVLNSIGIGGQNTSSPPNATQPATAPLGNEAAGVNSGNQNASGNQAQSGQTFPGQAFQSLPHVVQIPVASGAIPIPSLNAPIPDSLNTLSEFINRMEQTLLLNGYQSNLSSTNAGDQRVELPTNAQGLPTVEALSTILHRTEQLLSHQAVAAISHIAGRLEREGTSSDLSIRDQIQSESAQLGLAMQHLGTLLLELGRTILTLRMGQSPAESAVNAGPAVYISPSGPNPVMVQPFPLQTNSLFGGPIPSSTPPAFGAIGIGSAPRNVNIHIHAGTALAPIVSAISSRTNNGEGTRNENRNEPGPGDSGSARALPVRNFMSAAFPSHPPGVGVASGTQTGLGVSTSQPPPNSTPWSSAANEANFFRNLVRNIQGDNTAPSGQMASTGRDLSSGSESRSSQRDEQADTTGMNGFRTATASSVGCGSLQTEAVQTCDNDERVVSVDNYPSSSSGQGLQSSSGGETTVKSEQVKDAPSASAKQGVAEPARAAPLGLGMGGLERKRRTRLQPPVSKGADVSSGSSVNQSHQTGTEGQHTLQALPSHGSSVNARNPNRPSQQPLPSSNRQIDMAGLMSQVLHSPALNGLLEGVSQQTGVDSPNGLRNMLQQFTQSPQMMNTVNQIVQQVGSQDMGNMFAGMERGQGGGIDFSTILQQLMPIVSRAPGGDTPPPLFSAVEPENSDNTTLQLNLQEVVDRIDHLSPPTDVFRAVAENAVLVSGGVNVTDDILDELCSNESLASEYLETLRYDVRQRLNGHSEQDKS
- the LOC112754279 gene encoding uncharacterized protein isoform X4, translating into MASQGSNEGSSSGITSAECSDSTVQLNIKTLDSRVYNFQLDKNMPVSLLKEKIANEIGLPVGQQRLIFRGKVLKDEHVLSEYHIENGHTLHLVERQPNQSQASGNSTAEPAGANASVPPRNRVGQISHSVVLGTFNVGDQGEGIVPDLTRVIGAVLNSIGIGGQNTSSPPNATQPATAPLGNEAAGVNSGNQNASGNQAQSGQTFPGQAFQSLPHVVQIPVASGAIPIPSLNAPIPDSLNTLSEFINRMEQTLLLNGYQSNLSSTNAGDQRVELPTNAQGLPTVEALSTILHRTEQLLSHQAVAAISHIAGRLEREGTSSDLSIRDQIQSESAQLGLAMQHLGTLLLELGRTILTLRMGQSPAESAVNAGPAVYISPSGPNPVMVQPFPLQTNSLFGGPIPSSTPPAFGAIGIGSAPRNVNIHIHAGTALAPIVSAISSRTNNGEGTRNENRNEPGPGDSGSARALPVRNFMSAAFPSHPPGVGVASGTQTGLGVSTSQPPPNSTPWSSAANEANFFRNLVRNIQGDNTAPSGQMASTGRDLSSGSESRSSQRDEQADTTGMNGFRTATASSVGCGSLQTEAVQTCDNDERVVSVDNYPSSSSGQGLQSSSGGETTVKSEQVKDAPSASAKQGVAEPARAAPLGLGMGGLERKRRTRLQPPVSKGADVSSGSSVNQSHQTGTEGQHTLQALPSHGSSVNARNPNRPSQQPLPSSNRQIDMAGLMSQVLHSPALNGLLEGVSQQTGVDSPNGLRNMLQQFTQSPQMMNTVNQIVQQVGSQDMGNMFAGMERGQGGGIDFSTILQQLMPIVSRAPGGDTPPPLFSAVEPENSDNTTLQLNLQEVVDRIDHLSPPTDVFRAVAENAVLVSGGVNVTDDILDELCSNESLASEYLETLRYDVRQRLNGHSEQDKS